The Proteus sp. ZN5 genome includes the window TAACGGCATTTTGCTTAGATTATGTATGTTAACCAGTACGTTATGTTGGTTAACGCATAATATTTGGGCAGGTTCAATTGGTGGAATAGTACAAGAAAGCCTTTTCTTGGTTGTGAATAGCCGAACTATTTTTAAACTTTATAAAGCGAAATTACAGGGTGCGTTATGACAAAGAGAAATAAAAAATCCATCAATATATTATTAATGGATTTTCATTATAAACAAAGAGTTAGGCTTAATTTTTAAATATTTTCAGCCAAGACATTGGTGTCTGTGTAGCTAAAAGGGTAGTCGTGGAAACCTAATCCAGCAGAAATATTTGCTGCCGCTTCATGTAATTGCGCGATTAACGCAACTTTATTTTCTTCTTGGAAACGAATTAAAGGTAGAGATAAAGAGAGACCGGCAATAATTCTGCCCATACGACTATAAATAGGCACAGCAAAACAGCGCAAGCCATGTTCCATTTCTTCTTTATCTTCTGCGTAACCTTGTTTGCGAACTTGTTCTAATTCAACAAGTAAGGCATCGATATCTTTCAGTGTGTATTTTGTAAAAGGTTCAAAGGTCACATTAGCCAAAATAGCGCGAATTTCCGTTTCTGGAAGCCAAGCCAGCATAATTTTACCTAGCCCAGTGCTATAAAGCGGACGGCGACGACCAATGCGAGAATACATCTGTAAATTGTATTCAGAGTCTATTTTATGCAGATAAACAATGCTGTCTTCGTCTAATGTACCGAGGTGAAGCGTTTCTTTAGTTAGTTTTCCAAGGCGATACATTTGCTCATCAGCAAGTTTAATCAAGTCTTGGTTTTCAAGTGCTTTTGCGCCTAACTCAAATAATTTTAAGTTAAGAGAATACTTATCTGTTTCACCTTCTTGGGAAACATATCCTAACGTTTTCATAGTTTGTAAAAAACGATAGACGGTGCTTTTAGACATCATGATCCGTAAGGATAACTCTGTCACACCAATCACTTTTTCCTCGCCAAGTGCTTGTAATATAGCGAATACTTTGAGTACAGAGGAAACTGAATCAGGAGTGTTTTCTATTTCAGACATTGTGAGTCCTAAAAAATGATTTATTGTTTCATTATATTTGAAATACCACAAAAATTATAGCGATTAGCGATGATGATTCAATAAGGTTAACGTTTTTTCATCATGTAACGTGTTGTTAATCACAGTATTTTTAAATAAAAAATATCTAAATATGATATTTTTTTATGTGTATCACTTTGAATTTAAAGTAAATAGAGATAAATAGCCGTCATGGTTTTGTATATGTTATTGGGTATCTGAATACGCGATAACATGATAAGTACTTTATGGCTTTTTATAGATCTTCTTTAAACTTACTTTCTTATGTATTTTGAAAACAATGACAATATCACAAAATTAATGAAATGTTGTTTTAAATCTTTTTAATTGAATCGATTTAAAATAAAATGACCTTACTGCTAATGTGAAAATGGAAAGCGCTATGGCTATCAATGTGGCTGTTATTGGCGAATGTATGATTGAACTATCCGAAAGTCAGGCGAATATTGTGCGCCATTTTGGAGGAGATACTCTTAATACTGCTGTTTATTTGACTCGCGCAAATCCCAATTTATCTGTTCATTATGTAAGTGCGTTAGGTACGGATCCAATGAGTAGTGCCATGTTAGAGCAATGGCAAAAAGAAGGCGTACATACTGAATTAGTCCAGAGATTAGACAATAAATTACCCGGACTTTATCTCATAAATACGGATAACCAAGGAGAGCGTACTTTCCATTATTGGCGTAACGACGCCGCCGCACGATATTGGTTACGATCACCAAAAGCCTCAATGATTTTTCAGCAACTACTTGATTTTGACTATATCTACTTAAGTGGTATTAGTTTAGCTATTTTACCTCCTGAAGACAGAGAACAGCTTTTACAACAATTAGCTAAGTGTCGAGATAAAGGTGTGAAAATTGCCTTTGATAATAACTACCGCCCAAGATTATGGGAAAGTCTCGATGCTGCGCAAAAAGCCTATCAAGCTGTTTTATCGCTCACTGATTTGGCTTTTCTTACATTAGACGATGAATTTCTTCTTTGGGGGGATAGCGAAGAAGCGCAATGTGTGACAAGAGCGATTGCGTTTGGTGTTGGTGAAATCGTGATTAAAAAAGGTGCAGAGCCTTGCCTGATTATACAGCAAGGATATTGTGAAGAAGTTCCTGCCATAAAACTCAATAAACAAAGTGTCATTGATACAACTGCTGCGGGTGATTCATTCAGTGCAGGCTATCTTGCTATGCGGTTAGCGAGTAAGTCCGCCGTGGAGTCTGCGTGTTATGCACACTTACTTGCAAGTACGGTTATTCAACATCGTGGTGCGATTATCCCAGTAGTCGCGATGCCACATTCCTCAATAAAAGCGCCACTTATTCATTCAACGAGACACACTATGTCAACATTACTTGAACAACTTTCGGCACTAAAAATTATTCCTGTTATCGCAATTAAAAATGCAGATGATATTGTCGCATTGGGTAAAGCATTAGTTGAAAACGGTATGCCTAGTGCTGAAATAACCTTTCGTACACCCGCGGCGGCAGAGGCTATTCGCCAGTTAAGAAATGAATTCCCGAAAATGATCATTTGTGCCGGTACTGTATTAACGAAAGCACAGGTTGATCAGGCCATTGAAGCTGGTGCGGATTTTATTGTGAGTCCGGGATTTAATCCTCGTATTGTGCAGTATTGCCAGCAAAGAAATATTCCTATTATTCCTGGTATTAACACGCCAAGTTTAGTTGAAGAGGCAATGGAACTAGGTATTAATCTGTTGAAGTTTTTCCCAGCAGAACTTTCTGGTGGTATTGGCATGCTTAAAGCATTGAGTGCCGTTTACCCCGTCTCTTTTATGCCGACTGGCGGAGTTAATGCCAATAATGTGAAAGATTATCTCGCATTATCTCGAGTTGTTGCTTGCGGTGGTACATGGATGGTGCCTTCAGATCTTGTTGATAATCAAGAATGGGAAAAAATAGGCGCTCTTGCTAAAGAAGCAATGGCAGCTTTGTAATTAAATTTAAACACGGATTTAAGAGGGTAACCTGATGATCACTGGAAATTTAAAGCAACTTGATGCAACAATGCTGCCGCCTGCACTGTTAAAATTACTCACTAAAGAAGAGTTATCGTTAAATGCTTTGCAAGAGAAGAGTGAAGGGACATATAACATTATTAATAATGATGTTTTTTATATTATTTCCACACCGACTACCGATCGTGAAGAAAACTTAAAAAGTGAGTTTCATGATCATTATCTTGATATTCAAGTTGTGCTTAAGGGGCAAGAGATGATCTCTACCAGCACAACGATTACTTATCCTCATCAATATCAAGAAACAAAACCAGATCTGATTTTCTTAGATAACCCACCTATTACAACCCGATTATTACTTGATACAGGGGATTTTGCCATTTTTTATCCTGGAGAAGTTCATCGACCTACTTGTCAGGTAAATGCTTCGCAGAAAATTAAAAAGGCAGTTTTTAAAATCAGCAAAACTTGGCTGGCAACCCAATAATAATAACTAGGATCTTCATCCTATTATTCCCCATTCTAAATATGATTATCGGCTACTTCCCCGCTCAATAAGTAGCCAATAATTCAGATTTCAAACGAGTTTGTAGTTTATTCTAGAATATATATTTTCTATTTTTTTACCGCTAAATTATCTTTTTTAGATAGTTTAATTCTTTTATATCAATAAGTTGTTTTATTTATAAAATCAAAAATATAAAAATGGTTATCTATTTTCAAAAAATAGGAACGCCATTTCATTTTCTTGAATTCGATCACTGAAATATCGTCAAATTCAAGTAGCATTAACACTATCAAAATACGCAAACCCATAAGGGGTTCACATGCATACAATGAATGTTTTGCCTAAGTTATCTCTTATCAGCACCGTTGTAGTCGCTAGTCTTTTTTTAGCGGGATGCGGTGAAGATGACAAAACAGATAGTCCTGTTATTTTGAAAACAGCTTTTAACCAATCTGAAAAAAATCCTCAATTCAAAGCATTGGAAGATTTCAGTCAAAAATTAGAAGCTGCTACGGGGGGGAAATATAAACTCGAAATTCATCCTAATGAATTATTGGGTGACCAACGTGCTGCTCTTGAATTAGTTCAATCAGGAGCTATTCAATTGGCTGTGGTTGCTAACCCTCTTGTTGAAAACTACAACAAAAACTTCTCTGTTCTGGCGATGCCTTATATCTATAACGACTCAGAACACCAAAGAAAAGTTTTTACAGGTGATATGTTAGATGGCCTATTTAGCTCAACCAAAGGAAATGGTTTTGAGGTACTTACTGCCTATACCGCGGGTGCTCGTAGTATGTATGTGAAAGGAACCCCTGTTAAAACACCTGAAGACATGAAAGGAAGAAAGATCCGGGTTATGCAATCTGACACCATGGTGAAAATGCTGTCTTGCATGGGTGGAACAGGTGTTCCTATGGGACAGGGTGAAGTTTATTCCGCTATCCAACAAGGTGTTCTTGATGGCGCAGAGAATAACGAAATCACTTATGCTGACTTGAAACAGTATGAAGTTGCACCTCATTTCTCTTATACCCGCCACGTCATGGTTGCCGACTTACTTATCGCGAATGAAGCATTCTTAAACAAGATGAGCCCTGAAGATCAGGCGACTTTCCGTAAGTTAGCAAAAGAAAGTACGGTTACTGAGTTTGATCTCTTTAACCAAGCGTTAGATACGGCTCGACAATCTGCTATTAGCCAAGGTGCAACATTTACTGAGGTTGATATCAAGCCATTCCAAGAGCGTTGTAAACCGCTACAAGAATCAATGCTGACCACACCAGAACAGAAAGATATTTATAATAAGATCCGCGCATTAGCCAATTAATGCCGTTTGTTACAAGGGGCTAAATATTTAGCCCCTATTATAAGGATCAACCATGGAACCTTCAGAGAATTTACCCTCTCCAAACGACGCTAATACGCCTGTTGCAAAAAAGGATTTTTATACTTTTTTAACGAGTATTAAGCAAAAAATAGATACCATCGTCGCTTATTTTTGTATTTTTCTTGTGGGTTTAATGACGATACTGGTGACTTACCAAGTTGTGACTCGTTACCTATTTAATGATCCTAGCGCAGTCAGTGAAGTACTTTCTCGCTACCTATTTATTTGGTTAATTTTAATTGGTAGTGCTTATGTATTTGGATTACGTGAACATATCGCGATTACGTTCATGCGTGATCGTATGCCTCATAAAATTCGTATTTGCCTTGAAATTTTAGGTGAGTTCGCCACAACTGTTTTTGTGTTATTGGTGCTCACTATTGGTGGCTACATCGGTATGAGTCGCCAAATGGGACAACTTGATTCGGCACTGCAAATCCCTATCGGGGTTATCTATGCAGCTATACCTATAAGCGGTGTTCTCTCAGTTTTTTATTGCTTATATAACCAATATGGATTGGTTAGACAACTTTCTTCAAAGCAAAAGGTGTAACCATGGATATTGCAATTGTTGTTGCCCTAGTCATGTTTATTGGTGCATTCCTTCTCTTATTTATTGGTACACCAATTAGCGTCAGTATTGGACTCTCTTCTTTCTTCGCCATGGCAATGATATTGCCTTTTGACGGCGCTATTTTAACATCAGCTCAGCGAGTATTCGTGGGGCTAGACTCTTTCGCACTCTTAGCAATCCCGTTCTTTATTCTGGCGGGTAACTTAATGAATAACGGCGGTATCGCTATTCGCTTAATTAACTGCGCTAAGTTAGTCAGTAACTTTTTACCGGGACCTTTAGCACAAACTAACGTTGTTGCAAATATGCTATTTGGCTCAATTAGTGGCTCTGGTGTTGCTTCTGCTGCTGCGATTGGTGGCATCATGTCCCCAATTCAAAAGAAAGAAAATTACGACCCCGCTTTTAGTGCAGCAGTGAATATTGCATCAGCACCAACGGGTATGTTAATTCCACCAAGTAATACACTGATTGTTTATGCAACGGTTGCAGGGAGTGTTTCGATTACTGCGCTGTTTATGGGGGGCTATATTCCCGGTATTTTATGGGGACTGGGTGTGATGTTAGTGGCAGGTTTTATTGCTAAACGTCGCGGTTATGTTGCTGAAAAAAATACCATGAAAGGACAAGCATTTAAGCTCGTGCTTGATGCTGTTCCTAGCTTAATGATGATTGTGGTTGTTATCGGTGGGATCTTAGGCGGGATTTTTACTGCAACAGAAGCTTCAGCCATTGCAGTTGTGTACTCTTTAATCTTAGGTATGTGCTATAAAAATATCAAAATAAACCATTTGCCTACTATTTTCTTAGCAACAGCAAAAATGACAGCAATTGTTATTTTGATGCTCGCAACATCTTCAATTATGTCTTGGGTAATGGCATTCACTAAAATCCCTGCCATTATCGCATCAGGCTTACTCTCTTTTACTGATAGCTTTTTAGTTATCTTATTGATTATGAACTTAGTTTTACTGTTGGTTGGTACCTTTATGGACCCAACACCCGCAGTATTAATTTTTACGCCGATTTTCCTACCAATTTGTACTCAATTTGGTATGGACCCAGTTCAATTCGGTATCATGATGGTGTTTAACCTTTCACTAGGTACGATAACACCGCCTGTTGGTCCTATTTTATTTACTGGTTGTAAGATAGGTGAAATTAAGATTGAAGGTGTAATTAAGCCACTATTACCTTTCTTTGCTGTGATTATTCTTGTGTTGTTATTAGTGACCTATCTTCCTGCAATTTCGATGTTCCTACCTCAAGCAATGGGATTGGTTGGATAATATTGATAAAGCTGCTAGGGGAAAAAGTAATATAAAGTATCCAAAATAAAACAAGCCTGATTGTAAAAGGCTGTTATAAAACAAGAAAAAAGAGAGGGTTATTTGACCCTCTCTTTATGTTTAATAAACTGTTTTTCAGGGGATTTATTTAGCCAATCAATCCATGAACTAAAATAATACCGATACAAATTGGGCCAACATAACGCCATACCAGTAATAAGCTTTGACGTTTTAATCCAGTGATGTTTTCAGGAATAAGTGCATTCGCTCTACGTGACCAACCAAAGATCAAACACATTGCAATACCAAACAGTGGCATCAAAATATTGGACGTCAGATAATCCAACAAATCAAAGACTGTTTTACCGCCTAAAGTCACATCACTCATAGGGCCGAAAGATAATGAAACGGGAATACCCATCAGCATAATAGAGGCGGTAACGACTAATCCAGCACGACGACGAGTCCACTGAAAACGCATTTGTACATAAGCTACGATATGCTCAAGTAATGAAATTGCAGAGGTTAACGCTGCCATTAATAACAAGACAAAGAAAGTTACTGCTAAAATATTACCGCCGGGTAAGTTGGCAAAATAAACCGGCATAGTCATAAAGGTTAAACCGGGGCCTGCATTTGGCTCTAAGCCTGCGGCAGATAATGCAGGGAAAATCATTAATCCAGCAAGGACACACACCATACAAGATAAAATAACCACCCACATACTGGAGTTAGCGATACCTTTGTTGTCCGCTAAATAAGCACTGTAAGTGATATGAATACCTAAACCGATAGACAGTGAGAAGAAGGCTAACCCTAACGCATCTAATACGCCTTGAGGGGTTAACTTACTAAAGTCAGGGTAGAGAAATAATTTTAAACCTTCAGAAGAGCCGGGCAAGCTAATACCAACAATAATCAATAAAATCATAATGATAAATAACATCGGCATCATGATTTTAACCGCTTTTTCTAACCCACGTTGTACACCCGCTAAAACCACAAAACAGGTTAATCCAGCAAAGGTAAGGTGAGCCAAAATAGGCCATAAAGGATCACTAATAAAGTGGGTAAAAATACCAGTTAATTCAGCACTATCTGT containing:
- the kdgR gene encoding DNA-binding transcriptional regulator KdgR; translated protein: MSEIENTPDSVSSVLKVFAILQALGEEKVIGVTELSLRIMMSKSTVYRFLQTMKTLGYVSQEGETDKYSLNLKLFELGAKALENQDLIKLADEQMYRLGKLTKETLHLGTLDEDSIVYLHKIDSEYNLQMYSRIGRRRPLYSTGLGKIMLAWLPETEIRAILANVTFEPFTKYTLKDIDALLVELEQVRKQGYAEDKEEMEHGLRCFAVPIYSRMGRIIAGLSLSLPLIRFQEENKVALIAQLHEAAANISAGLGFHDYPFSYTDTNVLAENI
- a CDS encoding bifunctional 4-hydroxy-2-oxoglutarate aldolase/2-dehydro-3-deoxy-phosphogluconate aldolase, whose translation is MSTLLEQLSALKIIPVIAIKNADDIVALGKALVENGMPSAEITFRTPAAAEAIRQLRNEFPKMIICAGTVLTKAQVDQAIEAGADFIVSPGFNPRIVQYCQQRNIPIIPGINTPSLVEEAMELGINLLKFFPAELSGGIGMLKALSAVYPVSFMPTGGVNANNVKDYLALSRVVACGGTWMVPSDLVDNQEWEKIGALAKEAMAAL
- a CDS encoding YhcH/YjgK/YiaL family protein translates to MITGNLKQLDATMLPPALLKLLTKEELSLNALQEKSEGTYNIINNDVFYIISTPTTDREENLKSEFHDHYLDIQVVLKGQEMISTSTTITYPHQYQETKPDLIFLDNPPITTRLLLDTGDFAIFYPGEVHRPTCQVNASQKIKKAVFKISKTWLATQ
- a CDS encoding TRAP transporter substrate-binding protein, with the translated sequence MHTMNVLPKLSLISTVVVASLFLAGCGEDDKTDSPVILKTAFNQSEKNPQFKALEDFSQKLEAATGGKYKLEIHPNELLGDQRAALELVQSGAIQLAVVANPLVENYNKNFSVLAMPYIYNDSEHQRKVFTGDMLDGLFSSTKGNGFEVLTAYTAGARSMYVKGTPVKTPEDMKGRKIRVMQSDTMVKMLSCMGGTGVPMGQGEVYSAIQQGVLDGAENNEITYADLKQYEVAPHFSYTRHVMVADLLIANEAFLNKMSPEDQATFRKLAKESTVTEFDLFNQALDTARQSAISQGATFTEVDIKPFQERCKPLQESMLTTPEQKDIYNKIRALAN
- a CDS encoding TRAP transporter small permease, which gives rise to MEPSENLPSPNDANTPVAKKDFYTFLTSIKQKIDTIVAYFCIFLVGLMTILVTYQVVTRYLFNDPSAVSEVLSRYLFIWLILIGSAYVFGLREHIAITFMRDRMPHKIRICLEILGEFATTVFVLLVLTIGGYIGMSRQMGQLDSALQIPIGVIYAAIPISGVLSVFYCLYNQYGLVRQLSSKQKV
- a CDS encoding TRAP transporter large permease produces the protein MDIAIVVALVMFIGAFLLLFIGTPISVSIGLSSFFAMAMILPFDGAILTSAQRVFVGLDSFALLAIPFFILAGNLMNNGGIAIRLINCAKLVSNFLPGPLAQTNVVANMLFGSISGSGVASAAAIGGIMSPIQKKENYDPAFSAAVNIASAPTGMLIPPSNTLIVYATVAGSVSITALFMGGYIPGILWGLGVMLVAGFIAKRRGYVAEKNTMKGQAFKLVLDAVPSLMMIVVVIGGILGGIFTATEASAIAVVYSLILGMCYKNIKINHLPTIFLATAKMTAIVILMLATSSIMSWVMAFTKIPAIIASGLLSFTDSFLVILLIMNLVLLLVGTFMDPTPAVLIFTPIFLPICTQFGMDPVQFGIMMVFNLSLGTITPPVGPILFTGCKIGEIKIEGVIKPLLPFFAVIILVLLLVTYLPAISMFLPQAMGLVG
- a CDS encoding sodium-dependent transporter, with product MSQQWTSRFGHILAAAGSAIGIGAIWKFSYVAASNGGGAFLIVFLLFSFVIGLAVLLAENILGSSTHAEAVNAFKKMMGRNWVIIGVIGVFSSWCIYSFYSVVGGWTIGYAVMAATGQLNITDSAELTGIFTHFISDPLWPILAHLTFAGLTCFVVLAGVQRGLEKAVKIMMPMLFIIMILLIIVGISLPGSSEGLKLFLYPDFSKLTPQGVLDALGLAFFSLSIGLGIHITYSAYLADNKGIANSSMWVVILSCMVCVLAGLMIFPALSAAGLEPNAGPGLTFMTMPVYFANLPGGNILAVTFFVLLLMAALTSAISLLEHIVAYVQMRFQWTRRRAGLVVTASIMLMGIPVSLSFGPMSDVTLGGKTVFDLLDYLTSNILMPLFGIAMCLIFGWSRRANALIPENITGLKRQSLLLVWRYVGPICIGIILVHGLIG